Proteins co-encoded in one Arachis hypogaea cultivar Tifrunner chromosome 13, arahy.Tifrunner.gnm2.J5K5, whole genome shotgun sequence genomic window:
- the LOC112736994 gene encoding pentatricopeptide repeat-containing protein MRL1, chloroplastic isoform X2: MELNLCVNYHNRHAFRFTSPSAFSLSTLRSVRTHFLGSAHTLRPPLPPLQSRKKCNRLGLLRLHSPRFVFKASLQSHSLIVVVVLVTLSAVSILRFTLNNRKKSRNQTRGHAKFALSRQGSNVGNQVIESQILGFPEFQRDNPLSEIGNLTDHNAEDNHILEDKESQLPLLKSSLVHEASFMTNISESSTPVLDSSFNNSSSRVLEESILPDAFQSTVLQPLAFAEEMALQVEENQDQVDSDPESPLTIVKSEHTTSSVGINNELTTIDEQTKENIDAISFDVLFGESARQELYMFYEDNKSTVGSMSPLSSLKSLSLHASTNNVKGLPSTMRNTTLKGSDISTEISPQEYIEGVVPISSHTEGYTPQNGSKHSRKGGRALPAKVFPNNGHSINMQFDQKSDQTRVEDDQKNDHSDYLSRYNKLLKAARLHESLELLKDMETKGLLDMTKIYHAKFFNICKRKRAVKEAFDYIRLIPNPTLSTFNMLMSVCTSSQDSERAFEVLKLLKEARLEPDCKLYTTLISTCAKSGKVDTMFEMFHKMVNSGVEPNVHTYGALIDGCARAGQIAKAFGAYGILRSKNVKPDRVVFNALIAACAQSGAVDRAFDVLAEMAAEIQPIDPDHITIGALMKACANAGQVERALEVYKMLQKYNLKGTPEVYTIAINSCSQTGDWEFACSVYNDMTQKGVLPDEMFLSALIDVAGHAKKLDAAFDVLKEARKGGIHIGMMSYSSLMGACSNARNWEKALELYEYLKAHKLVRTVSTVNALLTALCDGNQFQRALEVLSEMKGLGLCPNSITFSVLLTASEKNDDMEAAQMLLSQAKMEGVALNVNMCRCIIGMCLQRYERDCFVGEPVLSFNSGRAQVNNKWTSLALAVYRETLGAGEKPTSEILSRLLGCLQLPYDASVKNRLVDNLGVSTESSRNSNLRALVDGFGEYDVRAFSILEEAASYGVVSSVSFKVSPIVVDAKDMHTSTAEVYLLTVLKGLKHRLAAGARLSNIIILLPVEKTKVSTQKGEKMINLANRVGQAVAALFRRLKIPYQGHESSGKLRINGLALKKWFQPKLASFSGKPGDWSSSPSRLGKRISHQQRRIRTGNLSLD; encoded by the exons ATGGAACTCAACCTCTGCGTGAACTACCATAACCGTCACGCTTTCAGATTCACTTCTCCTTCCGCCTTCTCTCTCTCCACTCTCCGTTCCGTCCGCACTCACTTCCTCGGTTCCGCCCACACTCTCCGTCCTCCACTACCGCCTCTTCAATCTCGCAAGAAATGCAACAGGTTGGGGCTTCTCCGCCTCCACTCACCGCGCTTCGTCTTCAAGGCTTCTTTGCAATCTCACTCTCTCATCGTCGTTGTCGTCCTCGTCACCTTATCCGCCGTTTCTATCCTCCGATTCACTCTCAATAACCGAAAGAAGTCTCGCAATCAG ACACGTGGACATGCAAAATTTGCATTATCGCGACAAGGAAGTAATGTGGGGAACCAGGTCATTGAAAGCCAGATTCTCGGTTTTCCAGAATTTCAAAGGGATAACCCGTTGAGTGAAATTGGAAATTTAACAGATCACAATGCAGAAGATAACCATATTCTCGAGGACAAAGAGTCTCAGCTTCCGTTATTGAAATCTTCATTGGTTCACGAAGCATCCTTCATGACCAACATATCAGAGTCATCTACTCCTGTTCTTGACTCCAGTTTCAATAATAGTAGTTCGAGGGTTTTAGAAGAGTCTATTTTGCCAGATGCTTTCCAATCAACTGTGTTGCAACCTCTAGCTTTTGCTGAAGAAATGGCTTTACAAGTAGAAGAAAATCAAGATCAAGTTGACTCTGATCCTGAGTCACCTTTGACTATAGTTAAATCTGAGCATACCACTTCTTCTGTTGGTATAAACAATGAACTCACAACAATCGATGAACAAACTAAAGAAAACATTGATGCCATCAGCTTTGATGTCCTTTTCGGTGAATCAGCGAGGCAAGAGCTGTACATGTTTTATGAGGATAACAAGTCTACAGTTGGGTCCATGTCACCACTTAGTAGTCTAAAGTCGTTATCTCTTCATGCTTCAACTAATAATGTTAAAGGATTGCCCTCAACAATGAGAAATACCACACTAAAAGGATCAGATATCTCAACAGAAATTTCTCCACAAG AATATATTGAAGGAGTGGTACCAATTTCCAGTCACACAGAAGGCTACACTCCACAAAATGGAAGTAAACACTCGAGGAAAGGTGGCAGAGCTCTGCCTGCCAAAGTTTTTCCCAACAATGGCCACTCAATCAACATGCAATTTGATCAGAAAAGTGATCAAACAAGGGTGGAGGATGATCAGAAGAATGACCATTCAGATTATCTGAGCAGATATAATAAGCTGTTAAAAGCTGCGAG GTTACATGAAAGTTTAGAATTGCTTAAAGATATGGAAACAAAGGGTTTATTAGATATGACCAAG ATTTATCATGCAAAGTTTTTTAACATCTGCAAGAGGAAAAGGGCAGTTAAAGAAGCTTTTGATTACATTAGGCTAATTCCAAATCCAACTTTGAGTACATTTAACATGCTTATGTCAGTGTGTACAAGCTCCCAAGATTCAGAAA GGGCTTTCGAAGTGTTGAAGCTACTGAAAGAGGCTCGACTAGAACCTGATTGCAAACTTTATACCACTCTGATTTCCACTTGTGCTAAGAGTGGAAAAGTTGATACAATGTTTGAA ATGTTTCACAAGATGGTTAATTCTGGAGTGGAACCCAATGTTCATACCTATGGGGCACTCATTGATGGTTGTGCTAGAGCTGGGCAAATAGCAAAAGCATTTGGTGCTTATGGAATATTGAGGTCCAAG AATGTGAAGCCAGATCGTGTTGTATTCAATGCACTTATAGCTGCATGTGCTCAGTCAGGAGCGGTGGATCGTGCTTTTGATGTTTTAGCAGAAATGGCAGCTGAAATACAACCCATTGACCCAGATCACATAACTATTGGTGCATTGATGAAGGCTTGTGCAAATGCTGGTCAG GTTGAACGGGCACTAGAAGTGTATAAGAtgttacaaaaatataatttaaagggAACTCCAGAAGTTTACACGATTGCCATTAATTCTTGCAGCCAAACTGGAGATTGGGAATTTGCATGTAGTGTTTACAATGACATGACCCAGAAAGGGGTTCTCCCTGATGAG ATGTTTCTGAGTGCACTGATAGATGTTGCTGGACATGCGAAAAAGCTGGATGCTGCCTTTGATGTCCTCAAAGAAGCTCGTAAAGGAGGAATACATATTGGAATGATGTCATATAGCTCGCTAATGGGTGCCTGTAGCAAT GCAAGAAATTGGGAAAAGGCATTGGAGCTATATGAATATCTCAAGGCACATAAATTGGTGCGAACAGTTTCAACAGTTAATGCTTTGCTCACTGCGCTTT GTGATGGAAATCAATTTCAGAGGGCTTTGGAAGTTTTATCTGAAATGAAAGGATTGGGATTGTGCCCAAACAGTATCACATTCTCAGTACTGTTAACAGCAAGCGAGAA AAACGATGATATGGAAGCAGCTCAAATGCTTCTTTCTCAAGCCAAAATGGAGGGTGTTGCCCTTAATGTCAACATGTGTCGATGCATAATTG GAATGTGCCTGCAAAGATATGAGAGGGATTGCTTTGTTGGTGAACCTGTTTTATCTTTCAACTCAGGACGGGCCCAAGTCAATAATAAATG GACATCACTGGCTTTAGCAGTGTATCGTGAAACACTTGGAGCTGGTGAAAAACCTACAAGTGAAATACTGTCACGACTTCTGGGATGCTTACAACTCCCTTATGATGCATCTGTCAAGAATAGACTAGTTGACAACCTGGGAGTAAGCACTGAATCTTCAAGAAACTCAAACCTTCGCGCATTAGTAGATGGTTTTGGGGAATATGATGTTCGTGCTTTTTCAATACTAGAG GAAGCTGCTTCATATGGAGTTGTTTCATCAGTATCATTCAAAGTGAGTCCTATTGTTGTTGATGCTAAGGACATGCATACGTCTACTGCTGAG GTTTATCTCTTAACTGTTCTGAAAGGTCTCAAGCATCGACTGGCAGCAG
- the LOC112736998 gene encoding uncharacterized protein, producing MRKRTVLAWVVAVVCFVVLMIVTPAIPQSQEYHDFADQRTFFGIPNALNVISNFPFMIIGLIGVILCHHGNYFKLSLQGELWGWTCFYVGVAAVAVGSSYYHLKPDDARLVWDRLPMTIAFTSIVAIFIIERIDERKGMISIIPLVLIGIISIVYWRFFDDLRPYAVVQFAPCIAIPLMAILLPPMYTHSTYWLWAAGFYLLAKVLEAADKVIYEWTHHIVSGHTLKHLSAAMVPVFLTLMLAKRSVDSERQSLLKTWRVSWTKYREGNSNVESYTISYSNVPVEEPQ from the exons ATGAGGAAACGCACCGTTTTGGCATGGGTAGTAGCAGTTGTTTGCTTCGTAGTGCTGATGATCGTTACCCCAGCCATTCCTCAATCACAAGAATACCATGATTTCGCAGACCAGCGCACCTTCTTTG GCATTCCTAATGCACTTAATGTGATATCAAATTTCCCATTTATGATTATTGGCCTTATTGGGGTTATTCTCTGTCACCATGGAAATTATTTCAAGCTCAG CTTGCAAGGAGAACTATGGGGTTGGACATGCTTCTATGTTGGTGTGGCCGCAGTTGCTGTTGGATCTTCATACTATCATCTCAAGCCGGATGATGCTCGCCTTGTGTGGGACAGGTTGCCT ATGACTATTGCTTTTACATCAATTGTGGCGATATTCATCATCGAGAGGATCGATGAGAGGAAGGGAATGATTTCAATTATACCTCTAGTTTTGATCGGTATAATAAGCATTGTGTATTGGAG GTTCTTTGATGACCTCCGTCCATATGCCGTAGTCCAATTTGCTCCGTGCATCGCCATTCCTCTCATGGCTATTTTGTTGCCTCCGATGTACACACATTCAACTTACTGGCTCTGGGCTGCAG GGTTTTATCTTCTAGCGAAGGTGCTAGAGGCTGCTGATAAGGTGATCTATGAATGGACTCATCATATTGTCAGTGGTCACACACTTAAACATTTGTCTGCAGCTATGGTTCCTGTCTTTTTGACATTAATGCTTGCAAAGAGGAGTGTTGATTCAGAGAG GCAAAGTTTACTTAAAACCTGGAGAGTTTCATGGACCAAGTACAGAGAGGGTAACTCCAATGTTGAGAGCTACACTATATCTTACTCAAATGTGCCTGTTGAGGAGCCCCAATAg
- the LOC112736994 gene encoding pentatricopeptide repeat-containing protein MRL1, chloroplastic isoform X1, whose product MELNLCVNYHNRHAFRFTSPSAFSLSTLRSVRTHFLGSAHTLRPPLPPLQSRKKCNRLGLLRLHSPRFVFKASLQSHSLIVVVVLVTLSAVSILRFTLNNRKKSRNQTRGHAKFALSRQGSNVGNQVIESQILGFPEFQRDNPLSEIGNLTDHNAEDNHILEDKESQLPLLKSSLVHEASFMTNISESSTPVLDSSFNNSSSRVLEESILPDAFQSTVLQPLAFAEEMALQVEENQDQVDSDPESPLTIVKSEHTTSSVGINNELTTIDEQTKENIDAISFDVLFGESARQELYMFYEDNKSTVGSMSPLSSLKSLSLHASTNNVKGLPSTMRNTTLKGSDISTEISPQGAEYIEGVVPISSHTEGYTPQNGSKHSRKGGRALPAKVFPNNGHSINMQFDQKSDQTRVEDDQKNDHSDYLSRYNKLLKAARLHESLELLKDMETKGLLDMTKIYHAKFFNICKRKRAVKEAFDYIRLIPNPTLSTFNMLMSVCTSSQDSERAFEVLKLLKEARLEPDCKLYTTLISTCAKSGKVDTMFEMFHKMVNSGVEPNVHTYGALIDGCARAGQIAKAFGAYGILRSKNVKPDRVVFNALIAACAQSGAVDRAFDVLAEMAAEIQPIDPDHITIGALMKACANAGQVERALEVYKMLQKYNLKGTPEVYTIAINSCSQTGDWEFACSVYNDMTQKGVLPDEMFLSALIDVAGHAKKLDAAFDVLKEARKGGIHIGMMSYSSLMGACSNARNWEKALELYEYLKAHKLVRTVSTVNALLTALCDGNQFQRALEVLSEMKGLGLCPNSITFSVLLTASEKNDDMEAAQMLLSQAKMEGVALNVNMCRCIIGMCLQRYERDCFVGEPVLSFNSGRAQVNNKWTSLALAVYRETLGAGEKPTSEILSRLLGCLQLPYDASVKNRLVDNLGVSTESSRNSNLRALVDGFGEYDVRAFSILEEAASYGVVSSVSFKVSPIVVDAKDMHTSTAEVYLLTVLKGLKHRLAAGARLSNIIILLPVEKTKVSTQKGEKMINLANRVGQAVAALFRRLKIPYQGHESSGKLRINGLALKKWFQPKLASFSGKPGDWSSSPSRLGKRISHQQRRIRTGNLSLD is encoded by the exons ATGGAACTCAACCTCTGCGTGAACTACCATAACCGTCACGCTTTCAGATTCACTTCTCCTTCCGCCTTCTCTCTCTCCACTCTCCGTTCCGTCCGCACTCACTTCCTCGGTTCCGCCCACACTCTCCGTCCTCCACTACCGCCTCTTCAATCTCGCAAGAAATGCAACAGGTTGGGGCTTCTCCGCCTCCACTCACCGCGCTTCGTCTTCAAGGCTTCTTTGCAATCTCACTCTCTCATCGTCGTTGTCGTCCTCGTCACCTTATCCGCCGTTTCTATCCTCCGATTCACTCTCAATAACCGAAAGAAGTCTCGCAATCAG ACACGTGGACATGCAAAATTTGCATTATCGCGACAAGGAAGTAATGTGGGGAACCAGGTCATTGAAAGCCAGATTCTCGGTTTTCCAGAATTTCAAAGGGATAACCCGTTGAGTGAAATTGGAAATTTAACAGATCACAATGCAGAAGATAACCATATTCTCGAGGACAAAGAGTCTCAGCTTCCGTTATTGAAATCTTCATTGGTTCACGAAGCATCCTTCATGACCAACATATCAGAGTCATCTACTCCTGTTCTTGACTCCAGTTTCAATAATAGTAGTTCGAGGGTTTTAGAAGAGTCTATTTTGCCAGATGCTTTCCAATCAACTGTGTTGCAACCTCTAGCTTTTGCTGAAGAAATGGCTTTACAAGTAGAAGAAAATCAAGATCAAGTTGACTCTGATCCTGAGTCACCTTTGACTATAGTTAAATCTGAGCATACCACTTCTTCTGTTGGTATAAACAATGAACTCACAACAATCGATGAACAAACTAAAGAAAACATTGATGCCATCAGCTTTGATGTCCTTTTCGGTGAATCAGCGAGGCAAGAGCTGTACATGTTTTATGAGGATAACAAGTCTACAGTTGGGTCCATGTCACCACTTAGTAGTCTAAAGTCGTTATCTCTTCATGCTTCAACTAATAATGTTAAAGGATTGCCCTCAACAATGAGAAATACCACACTAAAAGGATCAGATATCTCAACAGAAATTTCTCCACAAGGTGCAG AATATATTGAAGGAGTGGTACCAATTTCCAGTCACACAGAAGGCTACACTCCACAAAATGGAAGTAAACACTCGAGGAAAGGTGGCAGAGCTCTGCCTGCCAAAGTTTTTCCCAACAATGGCCACTCAATCAACATGCAATTTGATCAGAAAAGTGATCAAACAAGGGTGGAGGATGATCAGAAGAATGACCATTCAGATTATCTGAGCAGATATAATAAGCTGTTAAAAGCTGCGAG GTTACATGAAAGTTTAGAATTGCTTAAAGATATGGAAACAAAGGGTTTATTAGATATGACCAAG ATTTATCATGCAAAGTTTTTTAACATCTGCAAGAGGAAAAGGGCAGTTAAAGAAGCTTTTGATTACATTAGGCTAATTCCAAATCCAACTTTGAGTACATTTAACATGCTTATGTCAGTGTGTACAAGCTCCCAAGATTCAGAAA GGGCTTTCGAAGTGTTGAAGCTACTGAAAGAGGCTCGACTAGAACCTGATTGCAAACTTTATACCACTCTGATTTCCACTTGTGCTAAGAGTGGAAAAGTTGATACAATGTTTGAA ATGTTTCACAAGATGGTTAATTCTGGAGTGGAACCCAATGTTCATACCTATGGGGCACTCATTGATGGTTGTGCTAGAGCTGGGCAAATAGCAAAAGCATTTGGTGCTTATGGAATATTGAGGTCCAAG AATGTGAAGCCAGATCGTGTTGTATTCAATGCACTTATAGCTGCATGTGCTCAGTCAGGAGCGGTGGATCGTGCTTTTGATGTTTTAGCAGAAATGGCAGCTGAAATACAACCCATTGACCCAGATCACATAACTATTGGTGCATTGATGAAGGCTTGTGCAAATGCTGGTCAG GTTGAACGGGCACTAGAAGTGTATAAGAtgttacaaaaatataatttaaagggAACTCCAGAAGTTTACACGATTGCCATTAATTCTTGCAGCCAAACTGGAGATTGGGAATTTGCATGTAGTGTTTACAATGACATGACCCAGAAAGGGGTTCTCCCTGATGAG ATGTTTCTGAGTGCACTGATAGATGTTGCTGGACATGCGAAAAAGCTGGATGCTGCCTTTGATGTCCTCAAAGAAGCTCGTAAAGGAGGAATACATATTGGAATGATGTCATATAGCTCGCTAATGGGTGCCTGTAGCAAT GCAAGAAATTGGGAAAAGGCATTGGAGCTATATGAATATCTCAAGGCACATAAATTGGTGCGAACAGTTTCAACAGTTAATGCTTTGCTCACTGCGCTTT GTGATGGAAATCAATTTCAGAGGGCTTTGGAAGTTTTATCTGAAATGAAAGGATTGGGATTGTGCCCAAACAGTATCACATTCTCAGTACTGTTAACAGCAAGCGAGAA AAACGATGATATGGAAGCAGCTCAAATGCTTCTTTCTCAAGCCAAAATGGAGGGTGTTGCCCTTAATGTCAACATGTGTCGATGCATAATTG GAATGTGCCTGCAAAGATATGAGAGGGATTGCTTTGTTGGTGAACCTGTTTTATCTTTCAACTCAGGACGGGCCCAAGTCAATAATAAATG GACATCACTGGCTTTAGCAGTGTATCGTGAAACACTTGGAGCTGGTGAAAAACCTACAAGTGAAATACTGTCACGACTTCTGGGATGCTTACAACTCCCTTATGATGCATCTGTCAAGAATAGACTAGTTGACAACCTGGGAGTAAGCACTGAATCTTCAAGAAACTCAAACCTTCGCGCATTAGTAGATGGTTTTGGGGAATATGATGTTCGTGCTTTTTCAATACTAGAG GAAGCTGCTTCATATGGAGTTGTTTCATCAGTATCATTCAAAGTGAGTCCTATTGTTGTTGATGCTAAGGACATGCATACGTCTACTGCTGAG GTTTATCTCTTAACTGTTCTGAAAGGTCTCAAGCATCGACTGGCAGCAG
- the LOC112736996 gene encoding probable CDP-diacylglycerol--inositol 3-phosphatidyltransferase 2 — protein MAKKPGPKPGSKPSKLSVYLYIPNIIGYTRVLLNCYAFHVCFTNKILFSILYFFSFVCDAVDGWAARKFNQVSTFGAVLDMVTDRISTACLLVVLSQVYKPGLIFLSLLALDIASHWLQMYSTFLMGKTSHKDVKDSSNWLFKLYYGNRMFMAYCCVSCEVLYLILFYLSENHTETLMDVLATNLQKISIVSFLIATSFVGCTIKQLTNVIQLKTAADACVLYDINKKQKQ, from the exons ATGGCCAAGAAACCTGGCCCGAAACCTGGATCAAAACCTAGTAAATTGTCTGTGTACCTTTACATTCCTAATATCATAG GATATACCCGGGTTCTTTTAAACTGCTATGCTTTCCATGTATGTTTTACAAACAAAATATTGTTCTCTATTCTCTATTTTTTCAG CTTCGTATGTGATGCTGTGGATGGTTGGGCCGCTCGCAAATTCAATCAAG TGTCGACCTTCGGAGCTGTTCTGGACATGGTTACAGACAG AATTAGCACTGCTTGTCTACTTGTTGTTCTTTCCCAAGTTTACAA GCCTGGCTTAATCTTCTTGTCCTTGCTAGCATTAGATATTGCTAGCCACTGGCTGCAAATGTACAG CACTTTCTTGATGGGCAAGACTAGTCATAAAGATGTAAAAGACAGTAGTAACTGGCTTTTCAAGTTATACTATGGCAATAGGATGTTTATGGCTTACTGTTGCGTCTCATGCGAG GTTCTTTACTTAATCCTTTTTTATCTTTCGGAGAATCATACAGAGACATTGATGGAC GTTTTAGCAACAAATCTGCAAAAGATATCAATAGTCTCTTTTCTAATTGCAACAAGTTTTGTTGGATGCACAATCAAGCAGCTTACAAATGTGATTCAG CTGAAGACAGCAGCAGATGCATGTGTGCTTTATGACATCAACAAAAAACAGAAGCAATGA
- the LOC112736999 gene encoding probable BOI-related E3 ubiquitin-protein ligase 3 has product MAIQAQFYCSSNNNDVSPFCNNGYYCDDGLFDSSSCFNLQQQHHQKEQLQLQQRLQQSYNEDQMVGYDDFTNLFYYDPKLNNNHHSTPSKILPTFAAQYDIQRDQVDHYIRLENAKLRFMLQEQDKQQVASLLKKFESRSLSMLMEKDEEIAQVSMKRIELENYLRRLEAENQAWQKVAHENEAMALSLHKTLEEMKEKMVVGTKDEESCCDEAHFEEEHDNLNDNIMMLCKSCHSRISCYLFLPCRHLSSCKECETFLEACPVCGMQKKGSIETLIF; this is encoded by the exons ATGGCGATACAAGCACAGTTTTATTGTTCGAGTAACAACAATGATGTATCTCCGTTTTGCAACAATGGTTATTATTGTGATGATGGACTCTTTGATTCATCATCATGTTTTAATCTTCAACAACAACATCATCAGAAAGAACAATTACAATTGCAACAACGTTTGCAACAGTCATACAATGAAGATCAGATGGTTGGTTACGATGATTTTACTAATCTCTTTTATTATGATCCAAAACTCAACAACAATCACCATTCAACACCATCAAAAATTTTACCTACCTTTGCTGCTCAATATGATATACAGAGAGACCAGGTTGATCATTACATCAGATTAGAG AATGCAAAGTTGAGATTTATGCTACAAGAGCAAGATAAACAACAAGTGGCATCATTATTGAAGAAGTTTGAATCTCGATCACTCTCTATGCTGATGGAGAAAGATGAAGAGATAGCACAAGTTTCAATGAAAAGGATAGAATTGGAAAATTATTTAAGAAGACTAGAGGCAGAAAACCAAGCATGGCAAAAAGTAGCACACGAAAACGAAGCAATGGCATTGTCTTTGCACAAAACATTAGAAgagatgaaagaaaaaatggtagTGGGAACAAAGGATGAAGAATCATGTTGTGATGAAGCACACTTTGAAGAAGAACATGATAATCTTAATGATAATATCATGATGTTATGTAAAAGTTGTCATTCTAggatttcgtgttatttatttctTCCATGCAGGCACCTTTCTTCATGCAAAGAATGCGAGACATTTCTTGAAGCTTGTCCTGTTTGTGGAATGCAAAAAAAAGGTAGTATAGAGACTTTGATTTTCTAA
- the LOC112736997 gene encoding chloroplast protein FOR GROWTH AND FERTILITY 2, whose amino-acid sequence MDRLLSSSPSVPSLHTNLRPSTLLPRTLRFDSSKRFNFSPSPRCQFKWVSSISSNHENPSSLLFSSSSAPFSDHLPDRSIPESRILAQNTPDDSKKPKAITSRTFVILSALVLFLIQPALAPAAFATFQGAAKTGGPAAAAVGGKLMRTELLTSAWAGFFAGCLHTLSGPDHLAALAPLSIGRTRMESAAVGALWGCGHDAGQVIFGLLFLLLKDRLHIEIIRTWGTRVVGITLLVIGAMGIREASEVPTPCVALENGECDVSAYESLDTPTVGKKKIGFATFATGIVHGLQPDALMMVLPALALPSRVAGAAFLIMFLVGTVVAMGSYTVFIGSCSQALKDRIPRITEKLTWASSLVAIGLGCAIIISQFFGFSLY is encoded by the exons ATGGATAGGCTTCTATCTTCTTCCCCTTCTGTCCCTTCCCTTCACACCAATCTCAGACCTTCCACTCTCCTCCCAAGAACCCTACGATTTGATTCTTCCAAAAGATTCAATTTTTCCCCTTCACCGCGCTGCCAATTCAAGTGGGTCTCCTCCATTTCCTCCAATCATGAAAACCCTTCTTCTCtattattctcttcttcttctgcacCCTTCTCGGATCATTTACCCGATAGATCCATCCCCGAATCTCGAATCCTCGCTCAGAACACTCCGGATGATTCCAAAAAGCCAAAG GCAATAACATCCCGGACATTTGTGATACTATCTGCTCTGGTTTTGTTCTTAATCCAACCAGCTTTGGCACCAGCTGCTTTTGCAACCTTTCAAGGCGCTGCCAAAACTGGTGGTCCTGCCGCTGCTGCGGTTGGTGGAAAACTAATGCGCACTGAGCTCTTAACTAGTGCTTGGGCTGGTTTCTTTGCTGGTTGCTTGCACACTCTATCAGGGCCTGATCATCTTGCCGCATTGGCTCCGTTGTCAATTGGCCGTACCCGAATGGAGAGTGCTGCTGTTGGAGCACTTTGGGGGTGTGGCCATGATGCTGGTCAGGTTATCTTCGGCTTGCTATTTTTGCTACTAAAGGATCGACTTCACATAGAAATTATTCGAACTTGGGGCACCAGGGTTGTCGGAATAACACTGCTAGTGATTGGTGCTATGGGAATCAGGGAAGCTTCGGAAGTGCCTACCCCTTGTGTTGCCTTAGAGAATGGTGAATGTGATGTCAGTGCCTACGAATCACTTGATACTCCTACGGTTGGAAAGAAGAAGATTGGTTTTGCCACTTTTGCCACTGGAATAGTTCATGGACTGCAACCAGATGCATTGATGATGGTGTTGCCTGCTCTTGCTTTGCCGTCGCGTGTGGCCGGCGCTGCATTTCTCATCATGTTCTTAGTTGGAACTGTAGTAGCAATGGGTAGCTACACGGTATTTATAGGTTCATGTAGCCAAGCACTAAAAGATAGAATACCTAGAATAACTGAGAAGCTCACTTGGGCTTCTTCCCTTGTAGCTATAGGCCTTGGGTGTGCCATTATCATTAGCCAGTTTTTCGGGTTCAGCCTGTACTAA